A single region of the Salicibibacter cibi genome encodes:
- the flgB gene encoding flagellar basal body rod protein FlgB produces MALFSSTIDQLHNGLDGAELRQNTTANNIANADTPNYKAKKANFEHMLDDARRQFDAQKTDGRHVDFSEGDREAYTSVDRSRSYNHNGNSVDMDKEMAEMANNQIYQSALVDRMDGQFGNLKTALGGQ; encoded by the coding sequence ATGGCTTTGTTTTCATCGACCATTGACCAATTGCACAACGGCTTGGACGGCGCCGAACTTCGACAAAATACGACCGCAAACAACATTGCAAATGCAGATACGCCGAACTATAAAGCAAAGAAAGCAAACTTTGAACATATGTTGGATGATGCTAGGCGACAGTTCGACGCCCAAAAGACGGACGGAAGGCATGTCGATTTTTCCGAAGGGGATCGTGAGGCCTATACATCTGTTGATCGCAGCCGAAGTTATAATCATAACGGCAACAGTGTAGATATGGACAAAGAGATGGCGGAGATGGCCAATAATCAAATCTATCAATCGGCGCTCGTTGATCGGATGGACGGACAGTTTGGCAATTTAAAAACCGCTTTGGGAGGTCAGTAA
- the codY gene encoding GTP-sensing pleiotropic transcriptional regulator CodY, which translates to MELLTKSRQINDMLQKTTGQHVDFKDMAETLSEVIAANVFVVSRRGKLLGYSIEQEIGHEKIDRILEERQFPEEYTAGIFNVNETSPNLDIDSEHTAFPVENRDLFRTGLTTIVPIIGGGQRLGTLILARLNDRFSDDDLVLAEYGATVVGMEILHEKASEIEDEARSKAVVQMAISSLSYSELEAVEHIFEELDGKEGLLVASKIADRVGITRSVIVNALRKLESAGVIESRSLGMKGTYIKVLNNKFLVELERLRDD; encoded by the coding sequence ATGGAACTACTAACGAAATCGAGACAAATCAATGATATGCTACAAAAGACGACGGGCCAGCATGTAGATTTTAAAGACATGGCGGAAACGTTAAGTGAAGTGATTGCTGCCAACGTTTTTGTTGTAAGTCGTCGGGGAAAATTGCTCGGTTACTCAATTGAACAAGAGATTGGCCATGAAAAAATCGACCGGATCCTCGAAGAACGACAATTTCCGGAGGAATACACTGCCGGCATCTTCAATGTCAACGAAACCTCGCCAAACCTCGACATTGACAGTGAGCATACCGCTTTTCCGGTAGAGAACCGGGACCTTTTCCGCACCGGGCTTACAACGATCGTTCCGATTATCGGTGGCGGTCAACGTTTGGGAACGTTGATTCTTGCCCGTTTGAACGATCGTTTTAGCGACGATGATTTGGTATTGGCCGAATACGGGGCGACCGTTGTCGGCATGGAAATTCTTCATGAAAAAGCTTCGGAAATCGAAGATGAAGCCCGGAGCAAAGCGGTTGTGCAAATGGCGATCAGTTCACTTTCATACAGTGAATTGGAAGCCGTTGAACACATTTTTGAAGAGTTGGACGGCAAGGAAGGATTGCTCGTCGCCAGTAAAATTGCCGATCGTGTCGGCATCACACGTTCAGTTATCGTAAATGCCCTCCGCAAACTGGAAAGCGCGGGTGTGATTGAATCTCGCTCGTTGGGCATGAAAGGAACGTATATTAAAGTGCTTAACAATAAGTTTCTCGTCGAATTGGAGCGCCTCCGCGACGATTAA